In Carnobacterium sp. CP1, the following are encoded in one genomic region:
- a CDS encoding CvpA family protein gives MLMTIAIIVILAIGVYGGARRGLLLQLVMTVGYVAAYIVAGRYYKELGSHLELLIPYPAAAENSQFLFYNQTIGFNLDQAFYNGIAFVLILFIGWLLTRFIGGLLNSIMFIPVLKQLNTLGGAALAFAVTYVGIFLILVLLTMLPMDSVQTAFSNSSLASTIVEKTPVLSQQIYDWWIGTAA, from the coding sequence ATGTTAATGACGATAGCAATAATAGTGATTTTAGCAATTGGAGTATATGGCGGAGCTAGAAGAGGATTGCTTTTGCAACTTGTAATGACGGTAGGCTATGTTGCTGCTTATATCGTAGCAGGCCGCTATTATAAAGAGTTAGGTTCACACTTGGAACTATTGATACCTTATCCGGCAGCAGCTGAAAACAGTCAATTTTTATTTTACAATCAAACAATAGGCTTTAATTTAGATCAAGCATTTTATAATGGAATTGCTTTTGTCTTGATTTTGTTCATTGGCTGGCTGTTGACTCGTTTTATCGGCGGCTTGTTAAATTCAATAATGTTCATACCTGTATTAAAGCAATTAAATACGCTCGGTGGTGCTGCTTTAGCTTTTGCGGTCACTTACGTAGGAATCTTTTTGATTCTTGTATTATTGACCATGCTGCCGATGGACAGCGTTCAAACAGCGTTCAGCAACAGCTCTTTGGCAAGTACGATCGTTGAAAAAACACCAGTATTATCGCAACAAATTTACGATTGGTGGATCGGGACTGCCGCTTAA
- the rnhC gene encoding ribonuclease HIII, translating into MANEVLTVSPKTLQEMKQYYEDYLKPKTPPGGKFAAKKATVNITAYNSGKVLFQGQTAQQEAALWISKAVQSIPGKAKKNTPSLNTPLPKGFNTWSVIGSDEVGNGSYFGPLTVVAAYVDKSQLPLLKELGVRDSKDMKDPEIIRVAKDLVTFLPHSLLNVMPQKYNAIQPTMTQGKMKAVLHNQALGHVLMKIQPVVPEAILIDQFELPATYFKHIQDQPNQIKESVYFQTKGEGHHLAVAAASIIARFAFLKGLEDMSAETGLRIPSGAGSNVDLVAAKLLKRGGLSLLGKYAKLHFANTQKAQKIAGF; encoded by the coding sequence ATGGCAAACGAAGTGCTAACGGTTTCTCCAAAAACCTTACAAGAAATGAAACAATATTATGAAGATTATTTAAAACCCAAAACACCACCAGGCGGAAAATTTGCTGCTAAAAAAGCAACCGTCAACATTACAGCGTACAATTCTGGAAAGGTTTTATTCCAAGGACAGACAGCACAACAAGAAGCTGCGCTTTGGATAAGCAAAGCAGTGCAATCCATTCCTGGAAAAGCTAAAAAAAATACTCCTTCTCTGAATACCCCTTTACCAAAAGGCTTTAATACTTGGTCTGTCATTGGCAGTGACGAAGTCGGAAACGGCAGTTACTTCGGACCGTTGACTGTAGTGGCTGCTTATGTCGATAAATCACAATTGCCTTTATTAAAAGAATTAGGTGTTCGTGATTCAAAAGATATGAAAGACCCAGAAATTATACGAGTCGCAAAAGATTTGGTCACTTTTTTACCTCATAGTTTGCTGAATGTAATGCCTCAAAAATACAATGCGATTCAACCGACTATGACACAAGGAAAAATGAAAGCCGTGCTCCATAATCAAGCATTGGGACACGTCTTAATGAAGATCCAACCTGTTGTACCAGAGGCCATTTTAATCGATCAGTTTGAATTGCCTGCAACTTATTTTAAACACATTCAAGATCAACCCAATCAAATTAAAGAATCGGTTTATTTTCAAACTAAAGGCGAAGGCCATCATTTAGCTGTAGCTGCTGCTTCGATCATTGCACGTTTTGCTTTTTTAAAAGGGTTAGAAGACATGTCAGCTGAGACTGGCCTTCGGATACCGTCTGGAGCTGGCAGTAATGTCGATTTAGTTGCTGCTAAATTATTAAAACGAGGCGGATTATCTCTCTTAGGCAAATATGCCAAATTGCATTTTGCCAATACTCAAAAAGCTCAAAAAATAGCTGGTTTTTAA
- a CDS encoding cell division protein ZapA, giving the protein MSQNKIRYKATIAGKSYTIIGSRPEVHLKMVAETVDEQMRQIESLSKDLDPERRAVLAAVNAVSDQLEMQIKMMEMQNQLDELELKLKEIQE; this is encoded by the coding sequence ATGTCTCAAAATAAAATTAGGTATAAAGCAACCATTGCAGGGAAATCCTACACGATCATTGGTTCGAGACCTGAAGTCCATTTGAAAATGGTAGCCGAAACGGTAGATGAACAAATGCGTCAAATTGAATCATTATCAAAGGATTTGGATCCAGAGAGACGCGCTGTGCTAGCAGCGGTTAATGCTGTCTCAGACCAACTTGAAATGCAAATTAAAATGATGGAAATGCAAAATCAACTAGATGAATTAGAGTTGAAATTAAAAGAGATTCAGGAATAA
- the pheS gene encoding phenylalanine--tRNA ligase subunit alpha, giving the protein MELKDKLDLLKEEALTKISEAADLPMLDQVRVAYLGKKGPITEVLRGMKDLSAEERPVVGSMANEIRDAIAVSIEARKGVLEMEKINRDLANEAIDVTLPGNPVPEGQSHVLTQIMEEIEDLFIGMGYQIIEGPEVEEDSYNFERMNLPKNHPARDMQDTFYITDEVLLRTHTSPVQARTMDTHDFSKGPLKMISPGKVYRRDSDDATHSHQFHQIEGLVISKGVTMADLKGTLEVFAKKLFGAEREIRLRPSYFPFTEPSVEVDVSCFKCGGKGCNVCKHTGWIEILGAGMVHPNVLEMSGIDAAEYSGFAFGLGPDRVAMLKYAIDDIRHFYQNDVRFLSQFKVKE; this is encoded by the coding sequence ATGGAATTAAAAGATAAACTAGATTTATTAAAAGAAGAAGCTCTGACAAAAATTTCAGAAGCTGCCGACTTGCCGATGCTGGATCAAGTTCGTGTTGCTTATTTAGGTAAAAAGGGCCCAATTACTGAAGTTCTTAGAGGAATGAAGGATCTTTCAGCTGAGGAACGTCCGGTCGTCGGCTCAATGGCTAATGAGATTCGTGATGCCATTGCGGTTTCGATAGAAGCACGAAAAGGCGTATTGGAAATGGAAAAAATCAATCGTGATTTAGCTAATGAAGCCATTGATGTTACATTACCTGGAAATCCGGTGCCTGAAGGACAATCTCATGTTTTAACGCAAATCATGGAAGAAATTGAAGATTTGTTTATCGGCATGGGGTATCAAATTATTGAAGGGCCCGAAGTGGAAGAAGACAGCTACAACTTTGAGCGAATGAACTTGCCAAAAAATCATCCAGCTCGTGATATGCAAGATACTTTTTATATTACGGATGAAGTTTTATTGCGGACCCATACTTCTCCAGTACAAGCGAGAACGATGGATACACATGATTTCTCTAAAGGACCATTAAAAATGATCAGTCCAGGAAAAGTGTACCGTCGCGATAGTGATGATGCAACTCACTCGCATCAATTTCACCAAATCGAAGGGTTAGTAATTTCGAAAGGCGTTACAATGGCGGATTTAAAAGGCACGTTAGAAGTCTTCGCGAAAAAACTATTTGGCGCGGAACGAGAAATTCGTCTACGGCCTAGCTACTTCCCTTTTACTGAGCCTTCGGTTGAAGTGGATGTTAGTTGTTTCAAATGCGGCGGTAAAGGCTGTAATGTCTGTAAACATACAGGCTGGATCGAAATATTGGGTGCTGGCATGGTTCACCCGAATGTGCTGGAAATGTCAGGAATCGACGCAGCTGAATACAGTGGATTTGCATTTGGTTTAGGACCAGACCGTGTCGCGATGTTAAAATATGCGATTGACGATATCCGTCATTTTTATCAAAATGATGTACGGTTCTTAAGTCAATTCAAAGTGAAGGAGTAG
- the pheT gene encoding phenylalanine--tRNA ligase subunit beta, with the protein MNVSYQWLKEYLDLTDITPEELADKMSRTGIEIEDVTIPEAGLKKIVVGYAAEVIDHPDSDHLHVCQVDIGEAELSQIVCGAPNIAAGQKIIVALPGSRITGNVKIKKGKMRGQVSNGMICSLEELGYSEKVTPKQYAEGIYVLSENAVPGESVFPYLAMDDAILELSITPNRADALSMRGVAHEVGAIYNQKPMFKGFTLTETTDENIEDYIKVAVENSEDTPSYNIRVIKDVKVEESPLWLQTKLMNAGIRPLNNIVDITNYILLEYGQPLHAFDYDRLNSKEILVRRAKNGEALTTLDGKERNLSPENIVITNGEKPVALAGVMGGMDSEIQADTVNVALEAALFEPIAIRKTAKEFNLRSEASSRYEKGINHATIMTAGDHAAALIAELAGGTVVTGKASENTVEAKDCVVSITLDKLNRSLGTEITAEEVTAIFDRLGFKSTETNGLFEVAVPPRRWDIAIEADLVEEVARIYGYDNLPSTLPTTESVPGKLNDKQRLIRHTRHYLEGAGLSQAISYVLTTPEKASQFMLRESQMTQIEMPMSEDRSTLRMNLLSGLLDNTHYNIARKNADVALYEIGHVFYQEDGQLLPLEEDHLSGVLTGSLKDSNWQGKAPKVNFFDIKGILEGLVATYGLTEAVTFVADENREGMHPGRTAAIYLGEKEIGFIGQLHPLTAKAYELKETYAFELNLQAIADADKHPTIYAGIPKYPGMTRDIALLVEETVTNQQLTDLILEKGGKYLTGVRLFDIYQGSNIEAGKKSLAYTLSYLNPADTLVEEEVTKAFEKVTTALIETYHVVVR; encoded by the coding sequence ATGAACGTATCTTATCAATGGTTAAAAGAATATTTAGATTTAACAGATATTACACCTGAGGAACTGGCGGACAAAATGTCTCGTACAGGTATTGAAATTGAAGACGTGACTATTCCAGAAGCAGGTTTGAAAAAAATCGTCGTGGGATATGCAGCAGAAGTGATAGACCATCCAGATTCTGATCATTTACATGTCTGTCAAGTTGATATCGGCGAAGCAGAATTGTCACAAATTGTTTGTGGAGCACCGAATATTGCTGCAGGCCAAAAAATCATTGTGGCTTTGCCTGGTTCAAGAATCACAGGCAACGTTAAAATCAAAAAAGGCAAAATGCGCGGACAAGTTTCCAATGGAATGATTTGTTCGTTGGAAGAGTTGGGTTATTCTGAAAAAGTAACGCCTAAACAATATGCTGAAGGCATCTATGTTTTGTCAGAAAACGCTGTTCCTGGTGAAAGTGTGTTTCCTTATTTAGCAATGGATGATGCTATTTTAGAATTGTCGATCACACCTAACCGTGCCGATGCTTTAAGCATGCGAGGAGTCGCCCATGAAGTAGGAGCAATTTACAATCAAAAACCAATGTTCAAAGGGTTCACTTTGACAGAAACAACGGATGAAAATATTGAAGATTACATCAAAGTAGCGGTTGAAAATAGTGAAGATACACCTAGTTACAACATCCGAGTGATTAAAGACGTCAAGGTCGAGGAAAGCCCGTTATGGCTGCAAACAAAATTAATGAATGCCGGAATTCGTCCATTAAACAATATTGTAGACATCACAAACTATATTTTATTGGAATATGGCCAGCCCTTACATGCTTTTGATTATGACCGATTAAACTCTAAGGAAATTCTGGTTCGCCGAGCTAAAAATGGTGAAGCATTGACGACTTTAGACGGCAAAGAACGCAACTTGTCTCCTGAAAACATTGTCATTACTAATGGTGAAAAACCGGTTGCTTTAGCGGGAGTTATGGGCGGAATGGATTCAGAGATCCAAGCAGATACGGTAAACGTAGCGCTTGAAGCAGCATTATTTGAGCCAATCGCCATTCGTAAAACGGCTAAAGAATTTAATTTGCGCAGCGAAGCGAGTTCCCGGTATGAAAAAGGCATCAACCATGCCACCATTATGACCGCTGGAGACCATGCGGCTGCTTTAATAGCTGAATTAGCGGGCGGCACTGTGGTAACCGGCAAGGCTTCAGAGAATACAGTTGAAGCAAAAGATTGTGTTGTCAGCATTACGTTAGATAAATTGAACCGCTCTTTAGGCACTGAAATCACCGCTGAAGAAGTAACAGCAATTTTTGATCGTCTTGGTTTCAAATCTACTGAAACAAATGGTTTGTTTGAAGTAGCTGTTCCGCCGCGTCGTTGGGATATTGCGATTGAAGCTGATTTGGTAGAAGAAGTAGCGCGCATTTATGGTTACGATAATTTACCGTCTACTCTGCCGACGACTGAATCTGTTCCTGGAAAACTAAATGACAAACAGCGGTTAATTCGCCATACGAGACATTATTTAGAGGGAGCAGGGCTGTCACAAGCCATCAGTTATGTTTTGACAACGCCTGAAAAAGCGAGTCAATTTATGTTGCGTGAAAGCCAAATGACCCAAATAGAGATGCCAATGAGCGAAGATCGCAGCACATTGCGCATGAACCTATTGAGCGGCTTATTGGATAATACTCACTACAATATTGCCCGGAAAAATGCGGACGTGGCACTTTATGAAATAGGTCATGTTTTCTATCAAGAAGATGGGCAGTTATTGCCATTGGAAGAAGATCATTTATCTGGTGTACTGACCGGCTCTTTGAAAGACAGCAATTGGCAGGGGAAAGCGCCTAAAGTGAATTTCTTTGACATCAAAGGTATTCTTGAAGGCTTAGTTGCCACTTACGGTTTAACAGAAGCGGTAACGTTTGTTGCTGATGAAAACCGCGAAGGTATGCATCCAGGCCGCACTGCGGCGATTTACTTGGGTGAAAAAGAAATTGGTTTTATCGGACAACTGCATCCTTTAACGGCTAAAGCTTATGAGTTGAAAGAAACGTATGCTTTTGAACTTAATTTGCAGGCCATTGCAGACGCAGATAAACATCCGACGATTTATGCTGGGATTCCAAAATATCCAGGCATGACGCGCGATATTGCATTATTAGTCGAAGAAACGGTAACCAACCAACAATTGACTGATTTGATTCTTGAAAAAGGCGGCAAGTATTTGACTGGTGTACGGTTGTTTGATATTTACCAAGGCAGCAACATTGAAGCTGGTAAAAAATCATTGGCGTATACATTATCTTATTTAAATCCTGCAGATACTTTAGTCGAAGAAGAAGTCACTAAAGCATTTGAAAAAGTAACAACGGCTTTAATTGAAACGTATCACGTGGTCGTCAGGTAA
- the trxA gene encoding thioredoxin — protein sequence MVQVVTDTNFEEETKEGLTITDFWATWCGPCRMQSPVLEELDEEIGDQVKIVKMDVDANPTVPASFGIMSIPTLLVKKDGEVVEKLIGYHGKEQIEEVIAKYK from the coding sequence ATGGTACAAGTAGTAACAGATACAAACTTTGAAGAAGAAACTAAAGAAGGATTAACGATTACAGACTTCTGGGCAACTTGGTGTGGCCCTTGTCGTATGCAATCTCCTGTATTGGAAGAACTAGATGAAGAGATTGGTGATCAAGTAAAAATCGTGAAAATGGATGTTGACGCAAATCCGACCGTACCTGCTTCATTCGGAATCATGAGTATTCCTACATTACTGGTTAAAAAAGACGGCGAAGTTGTCGAAAAATTAATCGGTTATCACGGCAAAGAACAAATCGAAGAAGTTATTGCTAAATATAAATAA
- a CDS encoding endonuclease MutS2 → MNKKIFKTLEFTKIIQTMAGFTASDLGKEQVMELKPSTSIEDVMKWQDETEDGATILRLRGGMPIPRLQNVRPHLKRLEIGASLNGLEVAQIGKILRTTSEVSRFFETLNETGIELNTLYQVADNFITTPTLNQQIRETVDEDGNVLDDASPALRGIRSGIKRGESAIREKLDSLVRGKNAQYLTDAVVTMRNDRYVIPVKPEHRKQFGGVVHDQSSTGQTLFIEPQVVVDLNNRLRQLQIEERQEIDRILAEISNEIAPYGNEILNNMFLLGKLDFVGAKASYGKSIEATRPLISETNDVKLLSARHPMLNPETVVANDILIGGEHQAVIITGPNTGGKTIILKTLGLLQLMGQSGLQLPVAEGSQMGLFTEVFADIGDEQSIEQSLSTFSSHMTNIVSVLERIDSNSLVIFDELGAGTDPQEGAALAIAILDKIGSIGSYVMVTSHYPELKAYGYNRPATINASMEFNVDTLSPTYRLLIGVPGRSNAFEISKRLGLGNDVIESARQLIDSESQDLNEMITDLENRRKMAETEYLEVRHYVDEAEQLHADLQTAVQQFYSEREELLKKAREKANALVEDTQEEAEQIITDLRKKQLQLPYDGGVKEHELIDAKTNISNLRHEEKLAKNKVLKKAKKQQSFKVGDDVQVTSFGQKGTLVEKADNHQWVVQMGMLKMKIKESDLTLTAPEKEPTRRMVASVRSSSNSHVSPQLDLRGERYEDALAELDRYLDAALLANYPQVTIVHGKGTGAIRQAVTEALKKHRSVKSFGYAPANQGGNGATIVEFKS, encoded by the coding sequence ATGAATAAAAAAATATTCAAAACGCTTGAATTTACTAAAATCATTCAAACGATGGCTGGTTTTACAGCTTCTGATTTAGGAAAAGAACAAGTGATGGAGTTAAAACCATCAACTTCTATAGAAGACGTAATGAAGTGGCAAGATGAAACAGAAGATGGCGCAACTATTTTGCGTTTGCGCGGAGGTATGCCGATTCCAAGATTACAAAATGTTCGTCCACATTTGAAACGATTGGAGATCGGTGCTTCATTAAACGGATTGGAAGTTGCTCAAATCGGCAAGATTTTACGGACTACTTCTGAAGTAAGCCGTTTTTTTGAGACACTGAACGAAACGGGCATTGAATTGAATACCTTATATCAAGTAGCCGATAACTTTATCACTACTCCAACGCTAAACCAACAAATTCGAGAAACAGTAGATGAAGACGGTAATGTACTGGATGACGCCAGCCCGGCTTTAAGAGGGATCCGTTCAGGAATCAAGCGTGGAGAAAGTGCGATTCGTGAAAAATTAGACAGTCTGGTGCGCGGGAAAAATGCCCAATATTTGACAGACGCTGTGGTTACGATGAGGAATGATCGGTATGTTATTCCCGTCAAACCTGAGCACCGTAAACAATTTGGCGGCGTAGTCCACGATCAAAGTTCAACTGGGCAAACACTATTTATTGAACCGCAAGTCGTAGTAGATTTAAATAATCGTCTGCGTCAATTGCAGATCGAAGAACGTCAAGAAATCGACCGGATCCTAGCTGAAATTTCGAATGAAATTGCACCTTACGGCAATGAGATTTTAAATAATATGTTTTTATTAGGCAAGTTAGATTTTGTCGGAGCTAAAGCGAGTTACGGTAAAAGCATTGAAGCGACACGTCCGCTTATTAGTGAAACTAATGATGTGAAGCTGTTAAGTGCCCGTCACCCGATGTTAAACCCTGAAACTGTAGTAGCTAATGATATTTTGATTGGCGGCGAACATCAAGCCGTGATCATTACCGGACCAAATACAGGCGGGAAAACGATTATCTTGAAAACGCTAGGTTTGTTGCAATTGATGGGTCAATCAGGACTGCAACTGCCAGTAGCTGAGGGAAGTCAAATGGGATTATTCACTGAAGTTTTTGCAGATATTGGTGATGAACAATCGATTGAACAAAGCTTAAGTACGTTTTCTTCACATATGACTAATATTGTTTCCGTTTTAGAGCGGATCGATAGCAATAGTTTGGTGATTTTTGATGAACTCGGAGCTGGAACAGATCCGCAAGAAGGAGCTGCATTAGCCATAGCCATACTGGACAAAATCGGGTCTATCGGCAGCTACGTGATGGTAACCTCTCATTACCCAGAATTGAAAGCTTACGGCTATAACCGTCCAGCAACCATTAATGCAAGTATGGAATTTAATGTCGATACGTTGAGCCCAACTTACCGTTTATTGATCGGTGTACCGGGCCGCAGCAATGCTTTTGAAATCTCTAAACGCTTAGGTTTAGGCAATGATGTCATCGAATCGGCACGCCAACTGATTGATTCCGAAAGCCAGGATTTAAATGAAATGATCACGGATTTAGAAAATCGTCGGAAAATGGCAGAAACAGAATACCTTGAAGTACGCCATTATGTAGACGAAGCGGAACAATTACACGCTGACCTTCAAACGGCGGTCCAACAGTTTTATAGTGAACGCGAAGAACTGCTGAAAAAAGCGCGTGAAAAAGCCAACGCACTGGTTGAAGACACCCAAGAAGAAGCGGAACAAATTATAACGGATTTGCGTAAAAAACAACTGCAACTGCCTTATGATGGTGGAGTAAAAGAGCATGAATTAATTGATGCTAAAACGAATATCTCTAATTTGCGTCATGAAGAAAAACTAGCTAAAAATAAAGTTTTGAAAAAAGCTAAAAAACAACAATCTTTCAAAGTTGGAGATGATGTCCAAGTGACCTCATTTGGACAAAAAGGTACGTTAGTAGAAAAAGCGGATAACCATCAGTGGGTCGTTCAAATGGGTATGTTGAAAATGAAAATCAAAGAAAGTGATTTAACATTAACAGCACCTGAAAAAGAGCCGACTCGCCGGATGGTTGCTTCAGTTCGTTCATCGTCAAACAGTCATGTTTCTCCTCAATTAGATTTACGCGGGGAGCGTTATGAAGATGCTTTAGCTGAATTAGACCGTTATTTGGATGCAGCATTGTTAGCAAACTATCCGCAAGTTACCATCGTGCATGGTAAAGGAACGGGTGCAATCAGACAAGCAGTGACGGAAGCATTGAAAAAACACCGTTCCGTAAAAAGTTTTGGTTATGCACCGGCAAATCAAGGTGGAAACGGAGCCACGATCGTTGAATTCAAATCTTAA
- a CDS encoding APC family permease yields MEPKQLKKEVTGLTALTVVVGTVIGAGIFFKPTAVYSASGAPGLGLLAWFIGGIITIAGGLTVAEIGTIYPETGGMMIYLEKVYGRWLGFLVGWAQMIIYYPANFGALAIIFGTQVSSLFDLPDHVIAPIAIVTAMFVMAINFMGTKYSGRLQTAATLLKLIPIAVIIIAGLSYPGGGTIRLIPFSMESHPVATSLGSALVATLFAYDGWINVGALAGEMKNPGKMLPKVIVGGLSIVMSVYLMINVAYLFVLDSTQLAGTNTPAALVASHLFGEFGGKLVTIGILISVFGGMNGYIISGIRIPYVLATQKLLPFSNWFSKLTKGTNMPVNGGLVILAISIIMILTGQFNQLTDLIVFVIWTFTTLTFVAVIILRKTQPHIKRPYRVPFYPIIPLIAIIGGSYIIINTLIVQPQNALLGIVLTLSGIPVYLYCTKKNQKI; encoded by the coding sequence ATGGAACCTAAACAGTTAAAAAAAGAAGTTACAGGACTCACAGCTTTAACAGTCGTAGTCGGAACCGTTATTGGAGCAGGAATTTTTTTCAAGCCGACTGCTGTTTATAGTGCATCAGGAGCGCCAGGTTTAGGGCTGCTGGCTTGGTTCATTGGAGGGATCATCACGATTGCGGGTGGTTTAACGGTTGCAGAGATTGGGACCATTTATCCTGAAACAGGCGGCATGATGATTTATTTGGAAAAGGTTTATGGAAGATGGCTTGGTTTTTTAGTAGGATGGGCTCAAATGATTATTTATTATCCAGCCAATTTTGGCGCTTTAGCTATTATTTTTGGAACGCAAGTCAGCAGTTTATTTGATTTACCTGATCACGTTATTGCCCCGATCGCTATTGTAACAGCGATGTTTGTAATGGCCATTAATTTTATGGGAACGAAATACAGCGGACGACTCCAAACGGCCGCTACTCTATTAAAATTGATTCCGATCGCAGTTATTATTATTGCAGGATTATCTTATCCAGGGGGAGGGACGATTCGATTGATTCCTTTTTCAATGGAAAGTCATCCTGTTGCGACTAGCTTGGGTTCTGCTTTAGTGGCGACCTTGTTCGCTTATGATGGTTGGATCAACGTAGGAGCATTGGCAGGAGAAATGAAAAATCCGGGAAAAATGCTGCCTAAAGTAATTGTCGGAGGATTATCGATCGTCATGTCCGTTTATTTAATGATCAATGTGGCTTATTTATTTGTTCTGGACAGCACACAATTGGCAGGCACCAATACCCCAGCAGCTTTAGTAGCGTCTCACTTATTCGGTGAGTTCGGTGGCAAATTGGTGACTATCGGCATCTTGATTTCTGTTTTTGGAGGAATGAACGGGTATATCATCTCTGGTATCCGTATTCCTTATGTATTAGCTACTCAAAAATTATTGCCCTTTAGTAACTGGTTTAGCAAATTAACTAAAGGAACGAATATGCCTGTAAATGGCGGTTTAGTTATTCTAGCTATTTCAATCATTATGATTTTAACAGGTCAATTTAACCAATTGACAGATTTGATTGTTTTTGTCATTTGGACATTTACGACCTTAACATTTGTGGCGGTTATCATCTTGCGAAAAACGCAGCCGCATATTAAAAGGCCCTATCGTGTTCCTTTTTATCCGATCATTCCTTTAATTGCCATTATTGGCGGAAGTTACATTATTATCAATACGCTTATCGTTCAGCCTCAAAATGCATTGCTTGGAATAGTATTGACGTTGTCTGGTATTCCAGTTTACCTTTATTGTACTAAAAAAAATCAGAAAATTTAA